GACAACGATGTCTACGGCCACGTCAACAACGTCGTCTATTACAGCTGGTTCGATACGGCCGTGAATGCCTACCTGATCGAACAGGGCGCGCTCGATATCCATGCCGGGGACACCATCGGGCTGGTGGTCGAAACGCAGTGTGGCTACTTCGCGCCGCTGGCCTTCCCGCAGACCATCGAGGCCGGGATCCGCGTGGCGCGCCTGGGATCGAGCAGCGTGCGCTACGAGGTCGGGCTGTTCGCCCAGGGCGAGCCCCTCTCGGCGGCATCGGGGCATTTCGTGCATGTGTATGTGGGGCGCACCGACCGCCGACCGCGCGCTCTGCCCGATGCGCTTCGGCGTGCGCTGGAGCCGCTGCGCGTGCCGGCTCCGCAGGGCGCCAGGGGCTGAACGACCGACCGCCCAATGAAAAAGCCCGGCCGGGGCGCATGCACCCGGCCGGGCTGTGAAAGCGGTGGCGGGCCCGTTTGCGGGACGCGGCCAGCCTGCCTCAAGGCTTGAACGTATCGCCCAGCACCACGCCTTCGCGGCGGGGGTCGGCACCGCCCTGCAGGACGTTCTCGCCGTTGCGCCGCACACGGATGATGGTCGCCGTGCCGCTCGATTGCGCCGTGGTGGACACCGTGTGCCCCAGCGCGCGCAGGCCGGTGATCAGCGGATCGTTGTTGCCGTTGTTGCTCGTGTTGACGTTGGGATGCTCTCCTCCGACCGACGTGGTGGCGCTGTTGCTGGCGCCGAAGTCCACGAGCGAGGTGGCCTGCTGCGCGTCCAGGCCCCAGTCGAGCGCGCCCACCACGGTCTTCACCACGTACTGGATGATGGTGCCACCGCCCGGCGATCCGGTGCCCATGACGAATTCGCCCATGCTGCCATCGGCTGCTTTGCGGAACACCAGCGTCGGTGCCATCGAGCTGCGGGGGCGCTTGCCGGGTTCGACCCGGTTGGCGACCGGCAGGCCGGCGGCATCGGTCGGCGTGGCCGAGAAATCGGTGAGCTGGTTGTTCAGCAGGAAGCCCTGCGTCATGTGGAACGAGCCCATGCCGGCTTCCACGGTGGTGGTCATGACCACGGCGTTGCCGTCCTTGTCCACGATCGTGAAGTGCGTGGTGCCGCGCTCTTCGATCGGCACGACGCCCGCGGCGCTGGTGCCGAAGTCGCCCGCTGCCGCCGTGCCCATGCTGCGGGTGGTGCTGATCAGGTTGGCGCGGCTGCGCAGGTAGTTCTTGCCCAGCATGAGGGCGGGCGAGCCGCCCGGCAGGGACACGAAATCCGTGTCGGCGATGTATTTGTCGCGGTCTGCGTAGGCCAGGCGTTCGGCTTCGCTCACCAGGTGCACGCCCATGACCGTCGGCTTGCCGCCTTCGATGTCGATGTTCGTGGGCTTGTGGCTCGCGAGGTCGAAGTTCTCCAGGATGCCGAGCGCGGAGGCCACGGCGATGCCGCCCGACGACGGTGGCGACATGCCGCACACCCAGTATTCGCGGTAGGTGGTGCAGACCGGGTCGCGGCGCTTGGCGCGGTAGTTGGTGAGGTCGCTCAGCTCCGTCAGGCCGGGGGTGATGGCCACGGCCGGCGTGCCGCCGCTCGTGGCCTTGATCTTGTTGACGATGCCTTGCGCGATGGCGCCGTTGTAGAACGCATCGGCGCCATTGCGCGCGATGGACGACAGCGTGTCGGCGTACGCGGGGTTGCGGATCACCGTGCCCAGGGCCTTGGGCGTGCCGTCGGCGTTGAAGAAATAGGCCACGGCCTCGGGGTCGCGCGAGAGGCCTGCGGTGGCGCCGGAGATGGCGGCTGCCATGCGGCCGCCGATCTGGAAGCCGTCGCGCGCCAGTTGTTCGGCAGGCTGGAACAGATCGCCCCAGGTGGTCTTGCCGTGGTCGCGGTGGGCCAACTCGAGCATGCGGACGGCACCCGGCGTGCCGATGGAGCGGCCGCTGGCGCGGGCGCCGCCGGGCTGCGGCGCGGTGCGGTCGGTGTCGCTCACCCAGCGCAGATAGTTTTCGGTGGCGGCGGCCGGTGCGGTTTCGCGGCCGTCATAGGCCTGCACCTTTTTCTGTGCCGCGTCGTAGTGGAGCATGAACGCGCCCCCGCCCAGGCCGGAGGATTGCGGCTCCACCAGGCCCAGCACCATCTGCACGGCCACCGCCGCATCCACGGCCGAGCCGCCCTTCCGGAGCACTTCGCAGCCCGCGCGCGATGCGAGCGGGTTGGCCGTCGTCACCATGTACTGCTTGGCATGGACGGCGGTTTTCCCGACGCGGTAGCCGGAGGCCGGCTCGGGCGCGGCAGGGTCGCCGGGCAGGCCGGAGCCGACGGTGACCAGGCCGCTGTCGCTCGTGACGGCGCAGGCACCGTCGGCGCTGACGGGCGCCGAGGCGCTGCCACCACCGCTGCCGCCGCAGCCGGCCAGTGCCAGCAAGGCGGCGGTCAATACCGCGGTGAAGCTCCAGGCGGGCCGGACCAGGGAAGGGGGTTGGGACGTGCAGAGTGGATTCATCCGGAAACACTTTCTTGTGAAGGAAACGGAAACGGGGATGCAATGTAAGCGCGTGTTGCGCGATCGGCGCCGCATAAGCATATGCGCCTGCAGCGCAGGGCTCGCTTTCGTTGCCGGTCATGCGGTCCGTACAGCGGAACCTGCGCAATGCCTGCGGTGGATCAGGCGGCGTGCAGGACCACTCTGTGGGATTGCAAGTTCTGCACCACGCGCGTGCCCCACGCGGGTGCGCGCTTGGTGACACAATGCCCAGGTCGCTCCGCGGCCCCAGCAGCTCCCCTCTCTCCGCGCCACCGCCTCCCGGCGCCGCGCCGTGCCGATGCCTCCGCCATGATCATCACCAGCCTGCTCGACACCGACCTGTACAAGTTCACCATGATGCAGGTGGTGCTCCACCAGTTTCCCGGGGCGCAGGTCGAATACCGCTTCAAGTGCCGCAATCCCGGCGTGCAGCTCGCTCCCTACGCGGCGGAGATCCGCGAGGAAATCCGGGCGCTGTGCAGCCTGCAGTTCCAGGATGCCGAACTGCTGTACCTGCGGTCGCTGCGGTTCATCAAGAGCGACTTCGTCGATTTCCTCGGGCTGTTCCGCCTCAACGAGAAATACATCACCGTCACGCCGCTGCCCACCGGCGAGATCGACATCCGCATCGCCGGCCCCTGGCTGCACACCATCCTCTTCGAGATCCCGGTGCTGGCGATCGTGAACGAGGTCTACTTCCGCAACACCCAGAAGGCGCCCGATTTCCCCGAGGGCCGCCAGCGGCTCGACACCAAGATCGCGCAGCTGCAGGGCGAGGGCCTGGGCGAGCTGAAGATCGCCGATTACGGCACGCGGCGCCGCTTCAGCGGCGCATGGCATGGGGAAGTGCTGCGCGCGCTGATCGCCCGGCTGGGCACCGGCGAGCGCCGCACCGACGGCCGCGCCGGCCCCGGCCAGTTCGCCGGCACCAGCAACGTGCTCTACGCCATGAAGCTCGGGGTCACGCCGCTCGGCACCATGGCGCACGAATACCTGCAGGCCTGCCAGGCGCTGGGGCCGCGGCTGCGCGACAGCCAGATCTACGGCTTCGAGATGTGGGCGCGCGAATACCGCGGCGACCTGGGCATCGCGCTGTCGGACGTGTACGGCATGAGCGCGTTCCTGCGCGATTTCGACCTGTATTTCTGCAAGCTCTTCGACGGCGCGCGGCACGACAGCGGCGACCCCTTCGCCTGGGGCGAGCGCCTGCTGGAGCACTACCGCCGCAACCGCGTCGATCCGCTCACCAAGACGCTGATCTTCAGCGACGCGCTCACCGTGCCGCGCACCATCGAGCTGTTCCGCCAGTTCCACGGCCGCTGCCAGCTCGCCTTCGGGATCGGCACCAACCTCACCAACGACCTGGGCTGCACGCCGCTGCAGATCGTCATCAAGATGACGCGCTGCAACGGCCAGCCCGTGGCCAAGCTGTCCGACACCCCGGGCAAGGGCATGTGCGACGACGAGAAGTACCTCGCCTACCTGCGCCAGGTGTTCGACGTGCCCGCGTCCGCATGACCGGCGCGGCGCGGCGCCCCCCAGGGCTGCCGGCCCGCTCGCCCACCTTCCACCGACTTTCTTCACCCCCCACTGCAGGAACCCGATCCATGACCCGACCCCGCATCCTCGTCGCCCGTGCCATCTTCCCCGAGGTGGTGGACAAGCTGGCCCAGCATTTCGACGTGGAGTCCAACCCCGAGGACGTGATCTGGACGCCCGCTGAACTGGCCGCGCGGCTGGCCGACAAGGACGGCGCCTTCACCACCGGCAGCCAGCGCATCGACGCGGCGCTGATCGCGGCCTGCCCGCGCCTGCGCATCGTGGCCAACATGGCCGTGGGCTACAACAACTTCGATGTGGACGCGCTCACCGCCGCAGGCGTGCAGGCCACCAACACGCCCGACGTGCTGACCGAGACCACGGCGGACTTCGGCTTCGCGCTGCTCATGGCGACGGCCCGCCGCGTGACCGAGAGCGAGATCTACCTGCGCCAGGGCCTCTGGAGCAAGTGGAGCTACGACATGTTCGCGGGCTCCGACGTGCACGGCTCCACGCTGGGCATCCTGGGCATGGGCCGCATCGGCCAGGGCATCGCGCGCCGCGGCGCGCACGGCTTCGGCATGAACGTGGTCTACCACAACCGTTCGCGCCTCTCGCCCGAGCTGGAAGCCGAATGCAAGGCCCGCTACGTCGGCAAGGAAGAGCTGCTGCGCACGGCGGACCACCTGGTGCTGGTGCTGCCCTACACCCCGGAATCGCACCACGCGATCGGCGCGGCGGAGCTGGCGCAGATGAAGCCCACGGCCAACCTCATCAACATCGCGCGCGGCGGCATCGTGGACGATGCGGCGCTGGCCCAGGCGCTGCGCGAGCGCCGCATCGCCGCCGCGGGCCTGGACGTGTTCGAGGGCGAGCCCAGGGTGCACCCCGACCTGCTCACGGTGCCCAACGTGGTGCTCACGCCCCACATCGCGAGCGCCACCGTGCCGACCCGCCGGGCCATGGCCCATCTTGCAGCCGACAACCTGATCGCCTTCTTCGGCGGCCGGGGCCCGCTCACACCGGTGAACACGCCCCGCCCGCGCTGAAGAGGGCCCCGCCCCGCGGCGGAGGGCCCGGAGTGCGGTTTCAAGCCGGCAGGCTCCATGCCGCCGGATTCATTCAATAGTTTGCTATTAATTTGATAGTGATGGAGTTGGCCGAGCCCCATGTCGTTTGAAATGCTGGCCGTATTCGCGATGCTCGCGCTGATCGCCGTGCTCCTGGCCGTGCTGCTGCTGCGCAGCCCGCGGCCGGAGTTGCCTCCCGAGTGGGCCATGCGCCTGCAGCGCCTGGAGCAGGTGGCGCAGGCCACCCAGCTGGCCGTGGCCAAGAACGACGGTGCGCTGGACGGCATGGCGCAGCAGCTGCGCGGATTCACCCATGCCACGCAGAGCCACTTCGAGGCGCAGCGCGGGGCCGTGGACGAACGGCTCGCGCAGGCCGTGCACGATGCGCGTGCGGGCCGCGCGGAACTGCGCGAGGGCTTCGACGCCTTCGAGGCCAAGCTGGCGCAGCGCCTCGCGCAGGCCCAGGCCGATGCCGCGGTGGCGCGCCGCGAGCTGAACGAGGCGCTGGGCACCTTCCGCGCCGAGCTGGCGCAGACCTCCGAGACGCTGCGCGGCACGCTGCACGAACGCCTATCGGCCATCCAGGCGGACAACGCCGCGCGGCTGGAGGAGATGCGCCGCACCGTCGATGAAAAGCTGCACGCCACGCTGGAGCAGCGCCTGGGCGAGTCGTTCAAGCTCGTGAGCGACCGGCTGGAGCAGGTGCACCGCGGCCTGGGCGAGATGCAGACGCTCGCCGGCAGCGTGGGCGACCTCAAGCGCGTGATGACCAACGTGAAGACGCGCGGCACCTGGGGCGAACTGCAGCTGGGTGCCATCATCGACAACGTGCTGGCGCCGGACCAGTACGCGCGCAACGTCAAGACCGTGCCGGGCAGCGACGAGCTGGTGGAGTTCGCCATCCGCCTGCCGGGCCGCGGCCAGGAAGAGCCGGTGTGGCTGCCCATCGACGCGAAGTTCCCGGTGGAGTCGTACCAGCGGCTGCTCGATGCGCACGACGCGGCCGACAAGCTCGCCGTCCAGGCGGCCGGCAACGCGCTGGAGGCCGCCATCCGGCTGGAGGCCCGAAAGATCTCCTCCAAGTACGTCTCGCCGCCGCACACCACCGACTTCGCGGTGCTCTACCTGCCCACCGAGGGGCTCTTCGCCGAGGTGATCCGCCGGCCGGGCCTGGTGGAGGCGCTGCAGGGCGAATGCCGCGTGATGGTCACCGGCCCCGCCAACCTCGCGGCCATGCTGAGCAGCCTGCAGATGGGTTTCAAGACGCTGGCGATCGAGAAGCGCTCCTCCGAGGTGTGGGGGCTGCTGGGTGCCGTGAAGACCGAGTTCGCCAAGTTCGGCGAGGTGGTGGAGGCCACGCGCAAGTCCATCGATGCCGCGGCCAAGCGCTTCGACGAGGTGGGCGTGCGCACGCGCGCGATCCAGCGGCGGCTGCGCGACGTGCAGGATCTGCCGGCGCCGCAGGCCGCCGCGGCACCGGCGCTCGGCGCGGCGGGCGCGGCCTCGGAAGAGGAGGCCGCCTGAGATGGACATGGCCCTCGCACGGCTCATCGCCGGCCAGATCTGCATCCATGCCTGCATGACCGGCATGCGGCTGGCGGCGCCGCTGCTGGCGCTGCGCGAGGGCTACAGCGCGGCGGCGGTCGGCATCCTGCTGGCGCTGTTCGCGCTCACCCAGGTGTTCCTCGCGCTGCCTGCCGGCCGCTATGCCGACCGCCACGGCCTGAAGCGGCCCGTGGGCTGGTCGGTGCTGCTGGCCTGCGCGGGCGCTGCCGCGGCCGTGGCGTGGCCGGTGTTTCCGGTGCTCTGCCTGGCGGCGCTCATGACGGGCGGTGCCACGGGCGCGGCCATGATCGCGCTGCAGCGCCACGTGGGCCGCGCGGCGCACGACTCCACCCAGTTGCGCCGCGTGTTCAGCTGGCTGGCCATCGGGCCCGCCGTCTCCAACTTCGTGGGCCCGTTCTTCGCGGGCCTGCTGATCGACCATGCGGGCCCCGCGCCCGGCAGCACCGAGGGCTACCGCGCCGCGTTCGCGCTGATGGCGCTGCTGCCCGTGGCCACCTGGTTCTGGGTGCGCGCCACGGTGGAACTGCCCCCCGTGATCGCCGCCGAGGGCGGGCCCCGGCGGCGCGCCTGGGACCTGCTGGGCGACCCGGGGTTCCGCCGGCTGCTGGTCGTGAACTGGCTGCTCTCGTCCTGCTGGGACGTGCATACCTTCGTGGTGCCGCTGCTGGGTCACGAGCGGGGGCTCTCCGCATCGGTGATCGGCTCCATCCTCGGGGCCTTCGCCATCGCGGCGGCGGCGATCCGCGTGCTGATGCCCATCGTGGCCGCGCACCTCCAGGAGTCGGTGGTGGTGGTGTGGGCGATGCTGGCCACCGCCGTGCTGTTCGCGGTCTATCCGCTGCTGCCCTCGGCCTGGGCGCTGGGCGCCTGCTCGGTGCTGCTGGGCTTCGCGCTCGGCTCCGTGCAGCCCATGATCATGAGCATGCTGCACCAGATGACCCCGCACCACCGCCACGGCGAGGCATTGGGCCTGCGGCTCATGGCGATCAACGCATCGAGCGTGGCGATGCCCGTGCTGTTCGGATCGGCCGGGGCGCTGATCGGCGTGGCGGGGCTGTTCTGGGTGGTGGGGGGCATCGTCGGGATCGGATCGCGGTCGGCACGGAAGCTGGGAGCCGCGGGCGCTCCCCAGGCCACCGCGCCCGGACCGCACCCGTGAAGCGCGTGCCCGCACACCGCTCTTGAGAACGGCCTGCGCCCGGCAGTGCGAATGCTGCGGCCTCCCAGGGTGGCTTCACAGCTTGTAGAACGCCTTGATGAAGCCCCACGCCTCCTCAGGATCGTCCGTGTAGCGGAACAGGTTCAGGTCGGCGGCCGAGATGGTGCCTTCCTCCACCAGGGCCTCGAAGTTGACGAGCTTCTTCCAGAACTCGGTGCCGAAGAGCACGATCGGCACGGGCTTGGCCTTGCCGGTCTGCACCAGCGTGAGCACTTCGAACAGCTCGTCGAGCGTGCCGAATCCGCCGGGGAAGGCGACGAGCGCCTTGGCGCGCATCATGAAGTGCATCTTGCGCAGCGCGAAGTAGTGGAACTTGTACGACAGCGAGGGCGAGATGTAGCGGTTGCCGCTCTGCTCGTGCGGCAGCGCGATGTTCAGGCCCACGTTGAGTGCGCCCACTTCGTGTGCGCCGCGGTTGGCGGCTTCCATGATGCCGGGGCCGCCGCCGGTGCAGATGTAGATGCGCTCGGCGGGCGGGCGCTGCTCGCTGTATTCGGCCACCACGCGCGCGAAGCGGCGTGCAAGGTCGTAGTAGCCGGCGTTGCGCACGGCGAGCCGTGCACGGGCGATGCGGTCGGCGTCGCCGCTGGCCTCGGCATCGGTCAGCTGCTGCGCGGCGTCCTCGGGGGCCAGGAAACGGGCGCTGCCGTAGACCACCACGGTGTTCTCGATGCCCTGCGCGGTCTGGCCGAGGTCGGGCTTGAGCATCTCCAGCTGGAAGCGGATGCCGCGCGTCTCGCGGCGCAGCATGAATTCGGGGTCGGCGAAAGCGAGCCGGTAGGCGTCCGCGTGCAGCGGGTTGCCGCTCACGGCGTGGTTGTGGAGTTCGGCCCAGGCATTGGCCAGGCGGCTGTCGTTGAGGTCGGTGTTGGATTCCATGGAGCGATGGTGCGGTACGAAGATGGCGCGGCCGTGGCAGCGCGAAAGAAAAAGGGAAGGGGCAGGGTACCCATCAGCGGGCCATCCACCACAGTGCGGTGCGCATGCCCGCCCAGGTGAGCGCGAGCGACCCGCCCAGGTGCAGTCCGATGGTGGCGAACGCGAGGCCGAACCGCTGCTGCATGAGCATGGTGACCACCTCGCCCGAGAAGCTCGAGAAGGTGGTGAGCGTGCCCAGGAAGCCGGTGATGATCAGCAGGCGCCAGGCCGGATCGATGTCCGGGCGGCTCGTGAAGACCGCGAGCGCGATGCCGATGCAGTAGCCGCCGATGAGGTTGACGGCCAGGGTGCCCCAGGGGAGCACCCCGCCCGGATTGAGCCAGAGCGCGAAACCCCAGCGCATCAGGGCGCCCACGCAGGCGGCCAGGCAGATGACGGTGATGTGCAGCCACATGCCCTGAGTATCTCAGGACACGCGGCCGTGTCTTTCAGCCGCCTCCGTCCTTGCCCATCACGAGGTCCGGCAGCACCGTGACGATCTGCGGGAACACGGTGATCAGCGCGATGCACGCCACGAGGCACACGAAGAACGGGATGGCGGCACGCGCAATGGTGTTGCTGTCCTTGCCCGTCATGTTCTGCAGCACGAAGAGGTTGAAGCCCACAGGCGGCGTCACCTCGGCGATCTCCACCAGTAGCACGATGAAGATGCCGAACCACACCAGGTCGAAGCCCGCCTTCTGGATCATCGGCAGCACCACCGCGCTGGTGAGCACGATCATGCTGATGCCGTCCAGCGCCGTGCCCAGCACGAGGTAGACCAGCGTGAGCACGCCGATCAGCGCGTAGGGAGGCAGGTGCATCGCGTCCACCCACTCGGCCAGCTCGCGCGGGATCCCCGTGAAGGCCATGGTCTTGGTGAGGAAGGCCGCGCCCGCGAGGATGAACATGATCATGCAGCTCGTGCGGGTGGCGCCCATCAGCCCTTCGGAGAAGTTCTTCCAGGTGAGCGAGCGGCTCCAGAGCGCGAGGCCCAGCGAGCCCACCACGCCGAAGGCCGCGCATTCGGTGGCCGTGGCATAGCCCGCCACCAGCACCCAGACGATGAACACGATCAGCACCGTGACGGGGATGAGCTGCCCGGAGCGGCGGATCTTCTCGCGCAGCGTGGTGGGCGCGTCGGCCGGCGGCACGCGGTCGGGGTGGCGCAGGCTCCACCAGCCGATGTAGCCCGAGAACAGCAGCATCAGCAGCAGCCCGGGCAGGAAGCCGGCCAGGAAGATGCGGATGATCGAGGCATCCGCCGCCACCGCGTACACCACCATGGTGATGGAGGGCGGGATCAGGATGCCCAGCGTGCCCGCCGTGGCGAGCGACCCGAGCGCGAGCCGCTCGTCGTAGCCGCGCCGCAGCAGCTCGGGCAGGGCCACCTTGCTGATCGTGGCGCAGGTGGCGGCCGACGAGCCCGACACCGAGCCGAAGATGCCGCAGCCCAGGATCGTGGTGTGCATGAGCCGGCCCGGCACGCGGTTGAGCCACGGCCGCAGGCCTTCGAACATCTCCTCGCTGAGCCGTGTGCGGAACAGGATCTCGCCCATCCAGATGAAGAGCGGCAGCGCGGCCAGCTCCCAGCTCGCGTTGCTCTCCCAGAAGGCAGAGAACAGGTTCTTGCCGGGCTGCGTGTTCGTGAAGAACGCCTGGCCCACCCAGCCGCAGATGGCGAGCGTCATCGCGATCCAGACGCCGCCCGCGAGCAGCACGATCATCAGGAGCAGCAGGATGCCGCCCACCAGCAGGATGTCCATGGCACAGGTCTTTCTGCCGTGCGCGCGGCGCCGGCGGGATGGTTCGTAGAGCGGGAGGGACGATGGGGCGGGCGTGGGCGGCGGGGCCGCCAGGCCCTCAGATGTCGGCGGAGAAATCCCCGCGGGCGTGGCGCTCGTCCACCGCGCGCACGAAGGTGGGCTTGGCGCCGCGCAGCACGATGAGCAGCTCGTCCACCACGGCCACCAGCAGCAGCACGGAGCCGAGCGCGAAGCTGAGCTGCGGGATCCACATCGGCAGCGGCAGCAGGCCCTGGGCCACGTCGTTGAACTCCCAGCTCTCGTAGGTGAAGAGGCAGGCGGACCATGCGAGGTAGGCCGTGGCCACCGTGCCGATGGCGAGCGCGGCCAGCTCGAACGCGTGGCGCGTGCGCGGCGGCAGCTTCTCCAGCAGCAGCGTGACGCGCACGAAATCGCCGTGCTTGAAGGCATGGGCCATCGCGAAGAACGCGGCGGCGGCGCAGAACCAGGCCACCACGTCGTTGAGCGCGCCGGTGCGCACGCCCATCTCGCGCAGCACGCTCTGCGCGACCATGAGCACGCAGATCAGCGCGACGAAGGTGGCGCCGAGCGCGCCCGCCGCGAAGTAGAGCCGGTCGAGAAAGCGCCGCATGCGGGGCTCACTTGGCGGCGGCCGGCACGGACTTGCGGTAGGCCGCGATGATGGCCTCGCCGTCCGGGCCCGCCTTCTTGAGCCAGTCGGCCAGCATCACGTCGCCCACCTGCCGCAGGTCGGCCGTGAGCTTGGCCGGCGGGGGCAGGATCTTCATGCCCTTGTCGGTGAGGGCTTTCTTGTACCAGTCGTTCTTCTCGGCGCTCAGCTTCCAGCCGCGGTCTTCGGCATCGGCCGCGGCCTTCAGCAGCGCGTCCTGCACGGGCTTGTCGAGCGCGTCGAAGGCCTTGCGGCTCACGATGACGGCGTTCTTGGGCAGCCAGGCCTGGGTGTCGTAGAAGTACTTGATGCTCTCGTAGAGCTTGCTGTCGTAGCCGGTGGAGCCCGAGGTCATCATCGATTCCACGGCGCCCGTGGCCATGGCCTGGGACAGCTCGGCGGCCTGGATGGTCACGGGCTGCGCGCCGATGAGTTCGGCGATCTTGGCGGTGGCCGGGCTGTAGGCGCGCCACTTGATGCCGCGCAGGTCGGCCACCGAGGCGATCTCCTTCTTGGTGTAGATGCCCTGCGGCGGCCACGCCACGGTGTAGAGCAGGCGCAGGCCCTGCGCGCCCAGCAGCCGCTCGAGCACGGGCTTCTGCGCTTCGTACAGGCGCCGGGAGTCGGCATAGGAGGTGGCCAGGAAGGGGATGCCGTCCACGCCGTACACCGGGTTCTCGTTCTCGAAATTGGGCAGCAGGA
The DNA window shown above is from Acidovorax sp. NCPPB 4044 and carries:
- a CDS encoding TRAP transporter large permease; translation: MDILLVGGILLLLMIVLLAGGVWIAMTLAICGWVGQAFFTNTQPGKNLFSAFWESNASWELAALPLFIWMGEILFRTRLSEEMFEGLRPWLNRVPGRLMHTTILGCGIFGSVSGSSAATCATISKVALPELLRRGYDERLALGSLATAGTLGILIPPSITMVVYAVAADASIIRIFLAGFLPGLLLMLLFSGYIGWWSLRHPDRVPPADAPTTLREKIRRSGQLIPVTVLIVFIVWVLVAGYATATECAAFGVVGSLGLALWSRSLTWKNFSEGLMGATRTSCMIMFILAGAAFLTKTMAFTGIPRELAEWVDAMHLPPYALIGVLTLVYLVLGTALDGISMIVLTSAVVLPMIQKAGFDLVWFGIFIVLLVEIAEVTPPVGFNLFVLQNMTGKDSNTIARAAIPFFVCLVACIALITVFPQIVTVLPDLVMGKDGGG
- a CDS encoding acyl-CoA thioesterase; the protein is MTAPSTAEPATPRRGPETRDRYPVFRAITTRWADNDVYGHVNNVVYYSWFDTAVNAYLIEQGALDIHAGDTIGLVVETQCGYFAPLAFPQTIEAGIRVARLGSSSVRYEVGLFAQGEPLSAASGHFVHVYVGRTDRRPRALPDALRRALEPLRVPAPQGARG
- a CDS encoding 2-hydroxyacid dehydrogenase codes for the protein MTRPRILVARAIFPEVVDKLAQHFDVESNPEDVIWTPAELAARLADKDGAFTTGSQRIDAALIAACPRLRIVANMAVGYNNFDVDALTAAGVQATNTPDVLTETTADFGFALLMATARRVTESEIYLRQGLWSKWSYDMFAGSDVHGSTLGILGMGRIGQGIARRGAHGFGMNVVYHNRSRLSPELEAECKARYVGKEELLRTADHLVLVLPYTPESHHAIGAAELAQMKPTANLINIARGGIVDDAALAQALRERRIAAAGLDVFEGEPRVHPDLLTVPNVVLTPHIASATVPTRRAMAHLAADNLIAFFGGRGPLTPVNTPRPR
- a CDS encoding TIGR00730 family Rossman fold protein codes for the protein MESNTDLNDSRLANAWAELHNHAVSGNPLHADAYRLAFADPEFMLRRETRGIRFQLEMLKPDLGQTAQGIENTVVVYGSARFLAPEDAAQQLTDAEASGDADRIARARLAVRNAGYYDLARRFARVVAEYSEQRPPAERIYICTGGGPGIMEAANRGAHEVGALNVGLNIALPHEQSGNRYISPSLSYKFHYFALRKMHFMMRAKALVAFPGGFGTLDELFEVLTLVQTGKAKPVPIVLFGTEFWKKLVNFEALVEEGTISAADLNLFRYTDDPEEAWGFIKAFYKL
- a CDS encoding TRAP transporter small permease — translated: MRRFLDRLYFAAGALGATFVALICVLMVAQSVLREMGVRTGALNDVVAWFCAAAAFFAMAHAFKHGDFVRVTLLLEKLPPRTRHAFELAALAIGTVATAYLAWSACLFTYESWEFNDVAQGLLPLPMWIPQLSFALGSVLLLVAVVDELLIVLRGAKPTFVRAVDERHARGDFSADI
- the crcB gene encoding fluoride efflux transporter CrcB, encoding MWLHITVICLAACVGALMRWGFALWLNPGGVLPWGTLAVNLIGGYCIGIALAVFTSRPDIDPAWRLLIITGFLGTLTTFSSFSGEVVTMLMQQRFGLAFATIGLHLGGSLALTWAGMRTALWWMAR
- a CDS encoding DNA recombination protein RmuC, with protein sequence MSFEMLAVFAMLALIAVLLAVLLLRSPRPELPPEWAMRLQRLEQVAQATQLAVAKNDGALDGMAQQLRGFTHATQSHFEAQRGAVDERLAQAVHDARAGRAELREGFDAFEAKLAQRLAQAQADAAVARRELNEALGTFRAELAQTSETLRGTLHERLSAIQADNAARLEEMRRTVDEKLHATLEQRLGESFKLVSDRLEQVHRGLGEMQTLAGSVGDLKRVMTNVKTRGTWGELQLGAIIDNVLAPDQYARNVKTVPGSDELVEFAIRLPGRGQEEPVWLPIDAKFPVESYQRLLDAHDAADKLAVQAAGNALEAAIRLEARKISSKYVSPPHTTDFAVLYLPTEGLFAEVIRRPGLVEALQGECRVMVTGPANLAAMLSSLQMGFKTLAIEKRSSEVWGLLGAVKTEFAKFGEVVEATRKSIDAAAKRFDEVGVRTRAIQRRLRDVQDLPAPQAAAAPALGAAGAASEEEAA
- a CDS encoding MFS transporter, which codes for MDMALARLIAGQICIHACMTGMRLAAPLLALREGYSAAAVGILLALFALTQVFLALPAGRYADRHGLKRPVGWSVLLACAGAAAAVAWPVFPVLCLAALMTGGATGAAMIALQRHVGRAAHDSTQLRRVFSWLAIGPAVSNFVGPFFAGLLIDHAGPAPGSTEGYRAAFALMALLPVATWFWVRATVELPPVIAAEGGPRRRAWDLLGDPGFRRLLVVNWLLSSCWDVHTFVVPLLGHERGLSASVIGSILGAFAIAAAAIRVLMPIVAAHLQESVVVVWAMLATAVLFAVYPLLPSAWALGACSVLLGFALGSVQPMIMSMLHQMTPHHRHGEALGLRLMAINASSVAMPVLFGSAGALIGVAGLFWVVGGIVGIGSRSARKLGAAGAPQATAPGPHP
- the ggt gene encoding gamma-glutamyltransferase, translated to MNPLCTSQPPSLVRPAWSFTAVLTAALLALAGCGGSGGGSASAPVSADGACAVTSDSGLVTVGSGLPGDPAAPEPASGYRVGKTAVHAKQYMVTTANPLASRAGCEVLRKGGSAVDAAVAVQMVLGLVEPQSSGLGGGAFMLHYDAAQKKVQAYDGRETAPAAATENYLRWVSDTDRTAPQPGGARASGRSIGTPGAVRMLELAHRDHGKTTWGDLFQPAEQLARDGFQIGGRMAAAISGATAGLSRDPEAVAYFFNADGTPKALGTVIRNPAYADTLSSIARNGADAFYNGAIAQGIVNKIKATSGGTPAVAITPGLTELSDLTNYRAKRRDPVCTTYREYWVCGMSPPSSGGIAVASALGILENFDLASHKPTNIDIEGGKPTVMGVHLVSEAERLAYADRDKYIADTDFVSLPGGSPALMLGKNYLRSRANLISTTRSMGTAAAGDFGTSAAGVVPIEERGTTHFTIVDKDGNAVVMTTTVEAGMGSFHMTQGFLLNNQLTDFSATPTDAAGLPVANRVEPGKRPRSSMAPTLVFRKAADGSMGEFVMGTGSPGGGTIIQYVVKTVVGALDWGLDAQQATSLVDFGASNSATTSVGGEHPNVNTSNNGNNDPLITGLRALGHTVSTTAQSSGTATIIRVRRNGENVLQGGADPRREGVVLGDTFKP
- the pncB gene encoding nicotinate phosphoribosyltransferase, whose protein sequence is MIITSLLDTDLYKFTMMQVVLHQFPGAQVEYRFKCRNPGVQLAPYAAEIREEIRALCSLQFQDAELLYLRSLRFIKSDFVDFLGLFRLNEKYITVTPLPTGEIDIRIAGPWLHTILFEIPVLAIVNEVYFRNTQKAPDFPEGRQRLDTKIAQLQGEGLGELKIADYGTRRRFSGAWHGEVLRALIARLGTGERRTDGRAGPGQFAGTSNVLYAMKLGVTPLGTMAHEYLQACQALGPRLRDSQIYGFEMWAREYRGDLGIALSDVYGMSAFLRDFDLYFCKLFDGARHDSGDPFAWGERLLEHYRRNRVDPLTKTLIFSDALTVPRTIELFRQFHGRCQLAFGIGTNLTNDLGCTPLQIVIKMTRCNGQPVAKLSDTPGKGMCDDEKYLAYLRQVFDVPASA